One genomic window of Plasmodium coatneyi strain Hackeri chromosome 12, complete sequence includes the following:
- a CDS encoding 40S ribosomal protein gives MEGDRGGFSRGFGRGLRGGRGGRGRGRGRGRGRGSAEDDLKNWVPVTKLGRLVKEGKIVSIEEIYLHSLPIKEYQIIDYFFQPGECAHPLKDDVVKIMPVQKQTRAGQRTRFKAFVAIGDGNGHCGLGVKCAKEVATAIRGAIIAAKLSLIPVRRGYWGNKIGDPHTVPMKVSGKCGSVRIRLVPAPRGTQIVGAPTTKKMLNFAGIKDCFSSSCGKTKTRGNFLRAIFNALSKTYGYLTPDLWKVTKFDKSPYEEWSDFLETYQNMKIQKQTP, from the exons ATGGAAG GAGATAGAGGAGGCTTTTCAAGAGGATTTGGAAGGGGCTTGAGGGGTGGAAGAGGCGGCCGTGGTAGAGGacgaggaagaggaag AGGAAGAGGTTCCGCAGAAGATGACTTGAAGAACTGGGTACCCGTAACAAAGTTGGGACGTTTGgtcaaggaaggaaaaatagttTCCATCGAAGAAATTTATTTGCATTCCTTGCCCATTAAGGAGTATCAAATTATTGATTACTTTTTTCAACCTGGGGAATGTGCCCACCCCTTAAAGGATGATGTTGTGAAAATTATGCCTGTACAGAAACAAACACGTGCCGGACAGAGAACAAGATTTAAGGCATTTGTTGCCATTGGGGACGGAAATGGACATTGTGGCTTAGGAGTAAAGTGCGCCAAAGAAGTGGCAACTGCCATTAGAGGTGCAATAATTGCTGCTAAACTGTCTTTAATTCCTGTGAGAAGAGGATACTGGGGAAACAAAATCGGAGACCCCCACACGGTGCCAATGAAAGTGTCTGGAAAATGTGGTAGTGTTCGTATTCGTTTGGTGCCAGCTCCAAGGGGTACGCAGATCGTGGGTGCTCCAACGACGAAGAAAATGCTTAACTTTGCGGGCATTAAGGAttgcttctcctcctcttgTGGAAAGACCAAAACAAGGGGCAACTTTTTAAGG GCCATTTTCAACGCCTTGAGCAAAACATACGGCTACTTAACTCCGGACTTATGGAAGGTAACCAAGTTTGACAAGTCTCCATATGAGGAATGGTCAGATTTCCTGGAGACCTACCAGAACATGAAGATTCAGAAGCAGACGCCTTAG
- a CDS encoding Fasciclin domain containing protein, whose translation MKKSHPPFLVIKRLYTRSGGLRKPQKVTNDPESINRKTYWCFEHKPIKRTLVNLIYSHNELKLFSRFLSHPNVGTSLIHELSLEGPYTGFLPSNEALKLISPESLAKLYEEGDKLMEFVLGHFTKDFWLYRDLYGSSYQPWLVFNEKRDAPEKITNLVNKDLLVKITGEFKNCDHSIFLNEAKIIRPNMKCHNGVVHIVDRPIIQR comes from the exons atgaaaaagagcCACCCCCCCTTTCTTGTCATTAAAAGGCTATACACACGCAGTGGCGGATTGAGGAAACCGCAAAAAGTGACAAACGATCCAGAAAGCATTAACCGAAAAACGTACTGGTGCTTTGAACACAAACCTATTAAGAGGACGTTGGTAAATTTGATATACTCCCATAATGAActgaaattattttcccgCTTTCTGAGTCATCCCAATG TGGGTACCTCCCTCATACACGAGCTATCCTTGGAAGGCCCCTACACGGGGTTCCTTCCTTCGAACGAGGCTCTGAAATTAATTAGCCCCGAGAGTTTAGCCAAATTATATGAAGAAGGGGACAAGTTGATGGAATTTGTTTTGGGTCACTTTACGAAGGACTTTTGGCTCTACAGGGACCTGTACGGATCTTCCTACCAGCCT TGGCTCGTGTTCAACGAGAAAAGGGACGCCCCTGAGAAAATCACCAACTTAGTTAACAAAGACCTACTGGTAAAGATAACAGGAGAGTTTAAAAATTGCGACCACTCAATTTTCCTTAATGAAGCGAAGATCATCAGACCAAACATGAAGTGCCACAACGGAGTGGTCCACATTGTCGACAGGCCGATAATACAGAGGTAG